The Paenibacillus sophorae genome has a segment encoding these proteins:
- a CDS encoding M20 family metallopeptidase: MDNMEQEPIEMLQPAMVEWRRYLHQHPELSYQERETSAFVAEKLESFGLEVRRSESGYGVIGILKGGQPGKTVVLRADMDALPIQDEKECDYASQKSGVMHACGHDGHTSILLAAASYYSSRRNELRGEVRFLFQPAEEVCPGGALGMIGEGVLQGADAVYGLHLWSTLPIGTVASAPGPLMASADEFFIDIIGKGGHAGMPHRTIDSIAAGAALVTQLHSIISRFVDPLQPAVLSVGTIQGGYAQNVVAERCRITGTVRAYDTETRELLKRRVEEMVASVPAAYGAESKLDYLMGYPPLVNDEGEAARFFREAPAALGSSVRVERIEKQMPAEDFAYYVKEIPGCFMFVGAGNPEKNAIYPHHHAKFDFDEEAMLHGLKLMIAMTDSCLNEAKAE; the protein is encoded by the coding sequence ATGGATAATATGGAGCAAGAACCGATAGAAATGCTGCAGCCGGCTATGGTAGAGTGGCGCCGTTATTTGCATCAGCATCCGGAGCTGTCGTACCAGGAGCGGGAGACATCGGCTTTTGTGGCTGAGAAATTGGAAAGCTTTGGGCTTGAAGTGAGGAGAAGCGAGTCTGGTTATGGCGTTATTGGAATATTAAAAGGCGGACAGCCGGGAAAGACGGTAGTCCTCCGGGCGGATATGGACGCTCTGCCAATCCAGGACGAGAAGGAATGCGACTATGCTTCACAAAAATCCGGCGTGATGCATGCTTGCGGGCATGATGGGCACACCTCCATCCTGCTGGCGGCAGCGAGTTATTACAGCAGCCGCAGGAATGAGCTGCGCGGCGAGGTGCGGTTCCTGTTCCAGCCTGCGGAGGAGGTATGCCCGGGCGGAGCCCTTGGCATGATCGGTGAAGGCGTGCTGCAAGGAGCCGACGCCGTGTACGGGCTGCACCTGTGGTCTACGCTGCCGATCGGAACGGTGGCAAGCGCGCCTGGTCCGCTGATGGCGTCGGCGGATGAATTCTTTATCGATATCATCGGCAAGGGAGGGCATGCCGGCATGCCGCACCGGACGATCGACAGCATTGCGGCGGGAGCGGCGCTCGTCACGCAGCTTCACAGCATTATCAGCCGCTTCGTAGATCCGCTGCAGCCGGCGGTCTTAAGCGTTGGCACCATTCAGGGCGGGTATGCCCAAAATGTTGTTGCTGAACGGTGCCGGATTACCGGAACGGTTCGGGCATACGATACGGAGACACGGGAGCTGCTCAAACGCAGAGTTGAAGAAATGGTGGCATCCGTTCCCGCGGCCTATGGCGCGGAATCGAAGCTGGATTATTTAATGGGCTATCCGCCGCTCGTTAATGATGAAGGTGAGGCGGCCCGCTTTTTCCGGGAAGCGCCTGCGGCGCTAGGCAGTTCGGTGAGGGTAGAACGGATCGAAAAGCAGATGCCTGCCGAGGATTTTGCCTATTATGTAAAGGAAATTCCCGGGTGCTTTATGTTCGTGGGGGCCGGAAATCCCGAGAAGAACGCGATATATCCGCATCATCACGCCAAATTTGATTTCGACGAGGAAGCGATGCTGCACGGACTCAAGCTGATGATTGCCATGACGGATTCTTGCCTGAACGAAGCGAAGGCCGAATAA
- a CDS encoding CBS domain-containing protein, with the protein MTTQPVTVTLQDNIYEAAVKMRDNDTGFIPVVDFSDGNTLIGVVTDRDLVIRGYAEKHSGSTSVEKVMTTGIRCASQSTSVDEAAELMASQQIRRLPVTDGKKLIGVVSIGDLAVRNIFADNAGAALSDISEQHGLH; encoded by the coding sequence ATGACCACCCAGCCGGTTACGGTGACCCTGCAGGACAACATTTATGAAGCGGCCGTCAAAATGAGAGATAATGACACCGGATTTATTCCTGTCGTTGATTTCTCCGACGGCAATACGCTCATCGGCGTTGTTACCGACCGCGACCTTGTCATCCGTGGATATGCGGAGAAGCATTCGGGATCGACATCGGTGGAGAAAGTAATGACAACAGGAATTCGCTGCGCCTCGCAATCCACCTCGGTCGATGAAGCCGCCGAATTGATGGCTTCGCAGCAAATTCGCCGCCTGCCGGTTACGGACGGCAAAAAGCTGATTGGAGTCGTGTCCATCGGCGACTTGGCGGTGCGTAATATTTTTGCGGACAATGCCGGAGCCGCGCTGTCCGATATCTCCGAGCAGCATGGCCTGCATTAG
- a CDS encoding DNA repair helicase XPB has translation MDVINMGPCLVRKDRTVLLDCSHPEFEAARDRLPMFAELVKSPPLYHTYRITPLSLWNAAALGASADGIAECLELLSGRGLPSGLSEEIKLLMSRYGRLTLYSADGEERLLLRGDSEELLNEPEVAAAAAACGFHRTGPVEMTGNAARRGMLKQELAGAGYPVLDSAGYHEGEALDISWKEGDDSFELRDYQREAAERFEAIGGSGIIVLPCGAGKTIVGLAVLEASNYETLILTSNATSVRQWTEELKMRTNLAPESIGEYTGERRQVRPVTVATYQMLTHRVAKGDGFKHMGLFNERNWGLIIYDEVHLLPAPVFRATAEIQATRRLGLTATLVREDGREGDVFSLIGPKIYDCPWKTLERRGWIAAVQCLEVPVPMEPELKKRYLYGTAKEKFRLASANPVKAEIAVKIIKAHKGASILVIGQYLDQLTELAAIVGAPVITGKTPQKERLKLYNAFNEGILPVLVVSKVANFAVNLPDASVAIEVSGAFGSRQEEAQRLGRVLRPKQGDNRAFFYTLVTEDSREQEFALRRRLFLTEQGYEYTVMPKFCEESEIRFEEPECENPHKEEASGS, from the coding sequence ATGGATGTGATTAACATGGGGCCGTGTCTAGTGCGCAAAGACCGGACAGTGCTGCTGGATTGCAGCCACCCGGAATTCGAAGCGGCCCGGGACCGTCTGCCGATGTTCGCGGAGCTGGTCAAGAGCCCTCCGCTCTATCATACATACCGGATAACTCCGCTGTCGCTGTGGAATGCGGCTGCGCTGGGAGCCTCGGCAGACGGAATCGCGGAATGCCTTGAGCTTTTGTCCGGTCGCGGGCTGCCTTCCGGGTTATCGGAAGAGATTAAGCTGCTGATGTCCAGATATGGGAGACTTACTTTATATTCGGCAGATGGAGAGGAGAGGCTGCTGCTGCGCGGAGACAGCGAAGAGTTGCTGAATGAGCCGGAGGTGGCAGCGGCTGCAGCCGCCTGCGGTTTCCACAGAACAGGTCCGGTTGAAATGACCGGAAACGCCGCCCGCCGGGGAATGTTGAAGCAGGAGCTGGCCGGGGCCGGATATCCGGTACTGGACAGCGCCGGTTACCATGAGGGCGAAGCGCTGGATATCAGCTGGAAGGAAGGCGATGATTCCTTTGAACTGAGGGATTACCAGCGGGAAGCGGCTGAACGGTTCGAAGCTATCGGCGGCAGCGGGATTATCGTTCTGCCCTGCGGTGCGGGCAAGACAATCGTCGGTCTGGCTGTGCTGGAGGCTTCAAATTACGAGACGCTAATCCTTACGTCCAATGCAACCTCGGTCCGTCAATGGACTGAGGAGCTGAAGATGCGAACCAATCTGGCTCCCGAATCCATCGGTGAATATACCGGCGAACGACGTCAGGTGCGGCCGGTTACGGTCGCCACCTATCAAATGCTGACGCACCGCGTTGCCAAAGGTGACGGGTTTAAGCATATGGGGCTCTTCAATGAACGGAATTGGGGGCTGATCATTTACGACGAAGTACATTTGCTCCCCGCTCCGGTCTTTCGGGCAACAGCCGAGATTCAGGCTACACGCCGTCTTGGCCTTACCGCTACACTGGTCAGAGAAGATGGGCGGGAGGGGGATGTTTTCTCCCTGATTGGTCCCAAAATCTATGACTGCCCCTGGAAGACGCTGGAGCGCCGGGGCTGGATCGCTGCCGTCCAGTGTCTGGAAGTTCCTGTGCCAATGGAACCGGAGCTGAAGAAGCGGTATCTGTACGGGACGGCAAAAGAGAAGTTTCGTCTCGCTTCGGCCAATCCCGTCAAAGCGGAAATAGCGGTGAAGATTATCAAGGCGCACAAGGGAGCGTCCATTCTTGTCATCGGCCAGTATCTTGACCAGCTCACGGAGCTAGCTGCAATCGTCGGAGCTCCGGTCATTACCGGAAAGACACCGCAGAAAGAGCGGTTAAAGTTGTACAACGCATTTAATGAAGGCATTTTACCGGTGCTGGTCGTATCCAAGGTTGCCAACTTTGCCGTCAATCTTCCGGATGCTTCGGTTGCCATCGAGGTGTCGGGCGCGTTCGGCTCCCGTCAGGAAGAAGCGCAGCGGCTGGGCCGGGTGCTGCGCCCGAAGCAGGGAGACAACCGGGCTTTTTTCTATACGCTGGTAACGGAAGACAGCAGAGAGCAGGAGTTCGCGCTTCGCCGGCGGCTGTTTCTGACGGAGCAGGGCTATGAGTACACCGTGATGCCTAAGTTCTGCGAAGAAAGCGAGATACGATTCGAAGAACCGGAATGCGAGAATCCGCACAAAGAGGAGGCTTCAGGATCATAA
- a CDS encoding helicase-associated domain-containing protein, with product MTMNDRRTRNGDAELQRLSGQACEVLKRICAAHADHPFQEGKEDSLRPFEMTRAEFRLALSELWREGWLVAVRKIGGAKLFFIPSGRWEAAQSRLFPINPSTLSSDGIQLSALAGQGLAGELFRVLLFAAEEGLPLTTKGAVHKKYVNLLAAKLQLNEGNLQGLGLRSPYPDNYPLPAILAIDLLLHLGLLERSQQAYSLAAPSVENWLRLDDSEMFTLLLDAVSRRYGRRTAADRHFRCLIARPEHIPGRWYSLEDTIGWMEAQGLSAPGERDTLAEASIAWLNCLAGFGWCEVGISAGETPCFRWTSVKPPAEKPMLKGGQAAERIIVQPDLEVLVPEETPYRLRWSLACFAELAQCDCMWSFRLTRERLAWACGRGMSPQEIIAWLERFTDNGLPGEVRAVLGQWSRDIGRTALAETLVLTCRNEQDADLIAGHPRLQGSLERLGPRHFGVNRDRIGLIRKELASAGMAPLEGQPSRSDEATSEDGLLRLSSPHSAESEPGPRFALPTVPAAGLWYGDDYAAALPKEMPPTLKSAKELWPDSADVPSMWIKERRRYHASTNRLIMEQAIKWGTKVRLTMEERTCEFIPSRILPGAWRVSGYLLGESGETSQEREFSDGDWDKIQLVVPSFPTLPPSAPGGGCGMMG from the coding sequence ATGACGATGAATGACCGGCGAACCAGAAATGGAGATGCGGAGCTTCAGAGGCTGTCCGGCCAGGCATGTGAAGTGCTCAAACGAATTTGCGCGGCACATGCGGACCATCCGTTTCAGGAAGGGAAGGAAGATTCGCTTCGTCCGTTTGAGATGACCCGTGCCGAATTCAGGTTGGCGCTTTCGGAGCTTTGGCGGGAAGGATGGCTTGTTGCGGTTCGGAAAATTGGGGGTGCGAAACTATTCTTTATTCCGTCCGGAAGATGGGAGGCTGCGCAAAGCAGACTTTTCCCTATAAATCCTTCCACCTTGAGTTCAGACGGGATTCAACTGTCCGCCCTGGCGGGCCAGGGGCTGGCGGGAGAACTGTTTCGCGTCCTGCTGTTTGCGGCGGAGGAAGGACTACCACTAACCACCAAAGGGGCCGTCCATAAAAAATATGTTAACTTGCTCGCCGCTAAGCTTCAACTGAACGAGGGTAATTTGCAGGGGCTGGGTCTGCGCTCGCCGTATCCGGATAATTATCCACTCCCCGCAATCTTGGCTATTGATCTCCTGCTTCATCTGGGGCTGCTTGAGCGAAGTCAGCAGGCTTATTCGCTCGCGGCCCCTTCGGTGGAGAATTGGCTGCGCCTTGATGACAGCGAAATGTTTACGCTTCTTCTAGACGCAGTCTCCCGGCGATACGGCCGCCGGACAGCAGCCGATCGGCATTTCCGCTGTCTGATCGCTCGCCCCGAACATATTCCGGGCCGCTGGTATTCGCTGGAGGATACAATCGGCTGGATGGAGGCGCAAGGATTGTCTGCGCCCGGGGAAAGAGACACGCTTGCGGAGGCATCCATCGCATGGCTGAACTGCCTTGCCGGATTCGGCTGGTGCGAAGTCGGCATCTCCGCCGGCGAAACCCCTTGCTTCCGCTGGACATCCGTGAAGCCGCCAGCGGAGAAGCCTATGCTGAAGGGAGGTCAAGCTGCGGAGCGGATTATCGTGCAGCCGGATCTTGAGGTGCTCGTCCCGGAGGAGACGCCCTATAGGCTTCGCTGGAGTCTGGCCTGCTTCGCTGAGCTGGCTCAGTGCGATTGCATGTGGAGCTTCAGACTGACTAGGGAACGGCTGGCGTGGGCATGCGGAAGAGGGATGTCTCCGCAAGAGATCATCGCCTGGCTGGAAAGATTCACGGATAACGGCCTGCCTGGCGAGGTCAGAGCCGTACTCGGCCAATGGAGCCGCGATATCGGCCGTACAGCGCTTGCAGAGACACTGGTGCTCACCTGCAGAAACGAACAGGATGCCGATTTGATTGCCGGGCATCCCAGGCTGCAGGGCAGTCTTGAAAGGCTCGGACCACGCCATTTCGGCGTCAACCGTGACCGGATTGGCCTGATCCGCAAGGAGCTCGCTTCAGCGGGTATGGCTCCCCTGGAAGGGCAACCCAGCCGAAGCGATGAAGCGACAAGTGAGGACGGGCTGCTCCGTCTGAGCAGCCCCCATTCCGCGGAGAGCGAACCTGGCCCCCGATTTGCTCTGCCAACCGTTCCGGCCGCAGGGCTGTGGTACGGCGATGATTATGCCGCTGCTCTGCCGAAGGAGATGCCGCCAACGCTTAAGTCTGCCAAGGAATTATGGCCGGATTCGGCGGATGTCCCGTCCATGTGGATCAAAGAAAGGCGCCGATACCACGCTTCAACTAATCGTTTAATTATGGAACAGGCAATAAAATGGGGGACAAAGGTAAGGCTGACTATGGAAGAACGGACATGCGAATTTATTCCCTCCCGCATATTGCCGGGAGCGTGGAGGGTATCCGGATATTTACTCGGCGAATCTGGTGAAACTTCGCAAGAACGGGAGTTTTCCGACGGGGACTGGGACAAGATTCAGCTCGTTGTCCCCTCTTTTCCCACCCTTCCCCCTTCTGCTCCAGGCGGCGGTTGTGGTATGATGGGATAG
- a CDS encoding YlbF family regulator, with protein MSVAEYNTVDMAEVLTNAYELGDMINQSAEVADYLYWKGRVAANSDIQNLIKKLRSKKELFEETQRFGHFHPNYHAAKEEVAAVEAELDEFEEVARFKLAEKALDDMLHSMSETIAFAVSDSIKVPGNDPLPKGGCGSGGKCSCG; from the coding sequence ATGAGCGTAGCGGAATATAATACGGTCGATATGGCCGAAGTGCTGACAAACGCCTATGAATTGGGCGATATGATTAATCAATCCGCCGAAGTGGCGGATTATTTATACTGGAAGGGGCGGGTTGCCGCTAATTCCGATATCCAGAACCTGATCAAAAAGCTTCGGAGCAAAAAAGAACTGTTCGAGGAAACCCAGCGTTTCGGCCATTTCCATCCGAATTATCATGCAGCCAAGGAAGAGGTTGCGGCGGTGGAGGCTGAACTGGATGAATTCGAGGAGGTTGCCCGTTTTAAGCTGGCAGAGAAGGCGCTGGACGATATGCTCCATTCCATGTCGGAGACGATTGCCTTTGCGGTTTCGGACAGCATCAAGGTTCCCGGCAATGATCCTTTGCCTAAAGGCGGCTGCGGCAGCGGAGGCAAATGCTCCTGCGGCTGA
- a CDS encoding YlbG family protein translates to MIAERTGYIIWVSDVKAARNLEKYGTLHYISRKMHYAVMYVNTDRAEEIMKNVRRLSYVRKIERSYRNELKTEYSGSEPDKTRYYGL, encoded by the coding sequence ATGATTGCGGAACGCACAGGTTATATCATTTGGGTCAGCGACGTAAAAGCCGCGCGAAATTTGGAGAAATACGGCACCCTGCATTACATTTCACGCAAAATGCACTACGCGGTCATGTATGTAAATACGGACCGTGCAGAGGAAATTATGAAGAACGTGCGAAGACTGTCTTACGTGCGCAAGATCGAACGTTCGTATCGGAATGAGTTGAAGACGGAGTACTCCGGCAGCGAACCGGACAAGACCCGCTATTACGGATTATAA
- a CDS encoding GGDEF domain-containing protein, whose translation MQNKVGEISQAIPSIAPGTRCERVDRIFKENPALHGVAVTEDDYPIALIMRVRFYQRIGTLYGYTVYMERPVQLIMDPDPLVVDYDCPITEVSKLAMGRDKEKLYDDVVVTCGGQLYGAVSVRDLLLHFAEIQAETASFMNPLTGLPGNVSISEWLRGSLAQEHYSVLYFDLDNFKAYNDTYGFKEGDRLLQWTADLIKNGMTPAGGLVGHIGGDDFIVILDHHHYSECCRSVLRAFDETIRGFYSEAHFMRQSVLTENRSGKLEEIPLVSLSVAVVTNRFRSFGSIEEISAEAASLKKRCKLHRGSCLIDDSHLEPRAYV comes from the coding sequence ATGCAGAATAAAGTTGGAGAAATAAGCCAGGCAATTCCGAGCATCGCTCCTGGTACCCGGTGTGAACGCGTGGACCGGATTTTTAAAGAAAATCCAGCACTTCATGGGGTGGCAGTAACGGAGGATGATTATCCAATCGCTCTGATTATGAGGGTGAGATTTTACCAGAGAATCGGGACTTTATACGGCTACACAGTGTATATGGAAAGACCTGTACAGCTCATAATGGACCCTGATCCTCTGGTGGTTGATTATGATTGCCCCATAACTGAAGTCAGCAAGCTTGCGATGGGACGTGACAAAGAGAAGCTGTACGACGATGTGGTGGTCACATGCGGCGGTCAGCTGTACGGCGCGGTCAGCGTCAGGGACTTGCTGCTTCATTTTGCCGAAATTCAAGCCGAGACAGCGAGTTTCATGAATCCACTGACCGGACTTCCAGGAAATGTGAGCATAAGCGAGTGGTTGAGGGGATCGTTGGCACAGGAGCACTACAGCGTGCTTTATTTTGACCTCGACAATTTCAAGGCTTATAACGATACTTATGGCTTCAAGGAAGGGGACCGGCTGCTTCAGTGGACGGCGGATCTTATAAAAAACGGCATGACTCCCGCAGGAGGACTTGTCGGACATATTGGAGGGGACGATTTTATCGTCATTCTGGATCACCACCATTACAGCGAATGCTGCCGGTCGGTCTTGCGTGCGTTCGATGAGACGATTAGGGGCTTCTACTCCGAGGCGCATTTCATGAGACAGTCGGTCCTGACCGAGAACCGCTCGGGAAAATTGGAAGAAATCCCGCTTGTATCGCTATCGGTTGCCGTTGTAACTAACCGCTTTCGCAGTTTCGGTTCAATTGAAGAGATTTCTGCTGAAGCTGCAAGCCTGAAAAAAAGATGCAAGCTGCATAGGGGCAGCTGTCTGATCGACGACAGTCATTTGGAGCCCCGGGCTTATGTATAG
- a CDS encoding selenium metabolism-associated LysR family transcriptional regulator has product MNFHQLHIFYTVSEKGSFSAAAQALHMTQPAVTMQVQALEDYFGTKLFNRSTKKIMLSDAGRTLLPFALRSIELMRQTDQEMAAYTHMLEGRLLLGSSLTIGEYVLPRLLAPFGKAYPNISVMLKIMNTTQIMEEITKHQLNFGLIEAEVKHPDMVIEPVMEDELKLIVPEGHDLAGRSEVQLEEALRFPFVLREQGSGTRRVMEEQLLSKGMDLGELQVVMELGSTGAVKSAVEAGLGITMLSPQAVRHEVALGLLRIVNITDASFKRQFYAIHLKSTLLPIHAVTFLTFLRQHAED; this is encoded by the coding sequence ATGAATTTTCACCAGCTGCACATTTTTTACACCGTATCTGAAAAAGGCAGTTTCTCCGCCGCGGCGCAGGCGCTGCATATGACGCAGCCGGCCGTGACGATGCAGGTTCAGGCGCTAGAGGATTATTTCGGGACGAAGCTGTTCAACCGTTCCACCAAAAAGATTATGCTCTCCGATGCGGGAAGGACGCTCCTGCCGTTTGCGCTGCGCAGCATTGAGCTGATGCGGCAGACCGATCAGGAGATGGCCGCCTATACTCATATGCTTGAAGGGCGGCTGCTGCTCGGATCAAGCCTGACGATCGGGGAATACGTGCTGCCCCGGCTGCTCGCGCCTTTTGGCAAGGCGTATCCGAACATTTCCGTCATGCTGAAGATCATGAATACGACGCAGATCATGGAGGAAATCACGAAGCACCAGCTTAATTTCGGACTGATTGAAGCGGAAGTGAAACACCCGGATATGGTGATCGAGCCGGTGATGGAGGATGAGCTGAAGCTGATTGTACCGGAAGGTCATGACCTTGCAGGCAGAAGCGAAGTGCAGCTCGAGGAGGCACTGCGGTTTCCATTCGTACTGCGCGAGCAGGGTTCCGGGACACGCCGCGTTATGGAAGAGCAGCTTTTGTCCAAGGGTATGGATCTGGGGGAATTGCAGGTTGTCATGGAGCTTGGCAGCACGGGGGCCGTCAAATCGGCGGTGGAAGCGGGACTGGGCATAACGATGCTGTCTCCCCAGGCGGTGCGGCATGAAGTCGCCTTGGGACTGCTGAGAATTGTGAATATAACGGACGCTTCGTTCAAGCGGCAGTTTTACGCGATTCATCTGAAATCGACGCTGCTGCCGATTCACGCGGTTACGTTCCTGACTTTTCTGCGGCAGCACGCGGAGGATTAA
- a CDS encoding GNAT family N-acetyltransferase has product MGIFLQGKKVILRDITEDDIPKLYYHYYESPDREHWNWNGPYQKPKPATHEQFLEQHRADLETASTDETRSSLIIEIDGEIKGKVGRYWVSEVTNWFEIGIVIYDSSYWSGGYGTEAFRMWMDYLFTHLDTVRLGIGTWSGNERMMRLAARCGMVEEARVRKARIVRGQHYDAIKMGILREEWEGMKNFI; this is encoded by the coding sequence ATGGGAATTTTTTTGCAGGGAAAAAAGGTAATTCTGCGCGATATCACAGAGGACGATATTCCGAAGCTTTATTATCACTACTATGAATCGCCCGACCGGGAGCATTGGAACTGGAATGGTCCCTATCAGAAGCCGAAGCCGGCTACGCATGAACAATTCTTGGAGCAACACAGGGCGGATCTGGAGACGGCTTCGACCGATGAGACACGCTCCAGTTTGATCATCGAGATCGACGGAGAAATTAAGGGAAAGGTTGGCAGGTACTGGGTGTCCGAAGTTACGAATTGGTTTGAGATCGGGATTGTTATTTACGACTCAAGTTATTGGTCAGGCGGTTACGGTACCGAAGCTTTCCGAATGTGGATGGATTATTTATTTACACACCTGGACACCGTCCGCCTTGGCATCGGCACATGGTCCGGCAATGAACGGATGATGCGGCTTGCCGCCAGATGCGGAATGGTGGAGGAAGCCCGTGTCCGCAAGGCGCGGATTGTCCGCGGGCAACATTATGATGCAATCAAGATGGGGATTCTGCGCGAGGAATGGGAAGGAATGAAGAATTTCATATAA
- a CDS encoding PHP domain-containing protein, which translates to MEQEFRGENAEPIGRCDLHTHTLASDGMQPPAENVRLAKEKGLTAVAVTDHDTVAGIAEALAAGEQYGITVVPGVEISTRAGGKDIHILGYYVDFRDEQFLGRLAALQETRAARNEAIIERLRELGIEITMEAVISGIGRELKQDESVGRPHIADELVRLGAAIDMRDAFNKYLAEGAAAFVSPPRISPGEACVWIAEAKGKAVLAHPGLYGDDELVRGILEGGGFAGVEAYHSDHGTAEEERYLEMARDYGLLVTGGSDFHGARGGVIFHGDLGGVTVGAEVLERLKG; encoded by the coding sequence ATGGAACAAGAATTTCGGGGTGAGAATGCCGAGCCTATCGGGCGCTGTGACCTGCATACGCATACCCTTGCGTCCGACGGCATGCAGCCTCCGGCTGAAAATGTGCGTCTGGCCAAGGAGAAGGGCCTGACTGCGGTCGCCGTTACGGATCATGATACCGTAGCAGGTATAGCCGAAGCGCTGGCGGCCGGGGAACAGTACGGCATTACGGTCGTTCCGGGGGTTGAAATCAGCACCCGCGCCGGCGGCAAAGACATCCATATTCTTGGATATTATGTTGATTTTCGGGATGAGCAGTTCCTGGGACGGCTGGCCGCACTGCAGGAGACTCGCGCTGCGCGGAACGAAGCCATCATCGAACGGCTGCGGGAACTGGGCATCGAAATTACGATGGAGGCGGTCATTAGCGGTATTGGCCGGGAACTGAAGCAAGACGAGAGCGTCGGCAGGCCGCATATCGCGGATGAACTGGTGCGGCTTGGAGCAGCAATCGACATGCGCGACGCATTCAATAAGTATCTGGCCGAGGGAGCCGCTGCCTTTGTCTCGCCGCCGCGCATCTCCCCCGGAGAAGCATGTGTCTGGATCGCCGAAGCGAAAGGGAAGGCGGTGCTCGCGCATCCCGGGCTGTACGGCGACGATGAATTGGTGCGCGGTATTCTTGAGGGCGGCGGATTCGCCGGTGTCGAGGCTTATCATTCCGATCACGGCACGGCCGAGGAGGAGCGCTACCTTGAAATGGCGCGGGATTACGGCCTTCTCGTTACGGGAGGTTCGGATTTTCACGGCGCTAGGGGCGGCGTGATTTTTCACGGCGATCTCGGCGGCGTAACGGTCGGAGCGGAAGTGCTGGAACGGCTGAAAGGTTAG